The following proteins are encoded in a genomic region of Amycolatopsis sulphurea:
- a CDS encoding S9 family peptidase, protein MSTQSGNQYPSAVVPDRLFDEAEPENRWRARFHAPRISVPEWARDAPGANIYVSNASGVWEVYAWDRATDGHRRVTDRPNGTLHATPSPDGSRIWWFDDTDGDEFGSWRSQPFDGDSSAAVKALPDVHDGYPAGLEIGTRVIAAGVSTDDGSALFAKIDGRTERFYQHKDDAGIASLSRDESLLAITHSEHGDSRHPALRVLSTEGFTTVADKWDGEGKGLQALEFSPVPGDQRLLVLHERRGREELLLWDVRAGTETELEIDLPGEVVADWYPDARALLVVHFHEARSSLYRYDLDTGELSSVDTPPGRIGGAGVRPDGSIEYSWSSAAEPAAVRVRTTDGADSVLLKPPGEPAPGSSPVADAFVEGVGGRIHALVSRPAGAPDGPLPTVFSLHGGPHAADEDRFSAYRATWLDAGFAVVEVNYRGSTGYGSAWRDAIEGRPGLTELEDVAAVHDWAVSSGLSNKDKCVVNGASWGGYLTLLALGTQPTRWAAGVAGVPVADYVAAYEDEMEQLRSFDRALFGGSPAEVPAVYRECSPLTYVDAVAAPVLVLAGDNDPRCPIRQIENYLDRLGARAAPHEFYRYDAGHGSLVIAETIKQTSIEVCFALRALGLR, encoded by the coding sequence GTGAGCACGCAGTCAGGCAACCAGTATCCGTCCGCAGTGGTCCCGGACCGCCTGTTCGACGAGGCCGAACCCGAAAACCGCTGGCGAGCCCGTTTCCACGCACCCCGCATCTCGGTACCCGAGTGGGCCCGCGACGCCCCCGGCGCGAACATCTACGTCTCCAACGCCAGCGGCGTGTGGGAGGTCTACGCGTGGGATCGCGCCACCGACGGTCACCGCCGCGTCACCGACCGCCCCAACGGCACCCTGCACGCCACCCCGTCGCCGGACGGCTCGCGGATCTGGTGGTTCGACGACACCGACGGCGACGAGTTCGGCTCCTGGCGGAGCCAGCCCTTCGACGGGGACAGCTCGGCCGCGGTCAAAGCGCTGCCGGACGTCCACGACGGCTACCCGGCCGGGCTGGAAATCGGCACCAGGGTGATCGCGGCAGGCGTCTCCACCGACGACGGCAGCGCACTGTTCGCGAAAATCGACGGCCGCACCGAGCGTTTCTACCAGCACAAGGACGACGCGGGCATCGCCTCGCTGTCCCGCGACGAGAGCCTGCTGGCGATCACGCACTCCGAGCACGGCGACTCCCGGCACCCGGCGCTGCGAGTGCTGTCCACCGAAGGTTTCACCACCGTCGCGGACAAGTGGGACGGCGAGGGCAAGGGCCTGCAGGCGCTCGAGTTCTCCCCGGTGCCCGGCGACCAGCGGCTGCTGGTCCTGCACGAACGCCGCGGCCGCGAGGAGCTGCTCCTGTGGGACGTGCGGGCGGGCACCGAGACCGAGCTGGAGATCGACCTGCCCGGCGAGGTCGTCGCCGACTGGTACCCGGACGCCCGCGCGCTGCTGGTGGTGCATTTCCACGAGGCCCGCAGCTCGCTGTACCGCTACGACCTCGACACCGGCGAGCTGTCCTCTGTAGACACTCCGCCGGGCCGGATCGGCGGCGCGGGGGTGCGTCCGGACGGCAGCATCGAGTACTCCTGGTCCAGCGCGGCCGAGCCGGCCGCGGTGCGGGTGCGGACCACCGACGGTGCCGATTCGGTGCTGCTGAAGCCACCCGGCGAACCGGCCCCGGGCTCCTCGCCGGTCGCCGACGCGTTCGTGGAGGGCGTCGGCGGCCGGATCCACGCGCTGGTCTCCCGCCCCGCCGGGGCGCCGGACGGGCCGCTGCCCACGGTGTTCTCCCTGCACGGCGGACCGCACGCGGCGGACGAGGACCGGTTCTCCGCCTACCGCGCGACCTGGCTGGACGCCGGGTTCGCCGTGGTCGAGGTGAATTACCGGGGCTCCACCGGCTACGGCTCGGCCTGGCGCGACGCGATCGAAGGCCGCCCCGGCCTGACCGAGCTGGAGGACGTCGCCGCGGTGCACGACTGGGCCGTCTCCAGTGGACTGTCCAATAAGGACAAATGCGTGGTGAACGGCGCGTCCTGGGGCGGCTATCTCACCCTGCTGGCGCTGGGCACGCAGCCCACCCGCTGGGCGGCCGGCGTGGCCGGGGTGCCGGTGGCCGACTACGTGGCCGCCTACGAGGACGAGATGGAGCAGCTACGCTCGTTCGACCGCGCCCTGTTCGGCGGCTCCCCGGCCGAGGTGCCGGCGGTGTACCGGGAATGCTCGCCGCTGACCTACGTCGACGCGGTGGCCGCCCCGGTGCTGGTACTCGCCGGGGACAACGATCCCCGCTGCCCGATCCGCCAGATCGAGAACTACCTGGACCGCCTCGGCGCCCGAGCCGCTCCGCACGAGTTCTACCGCTACGACGCGGGCCACGGCTCGCTGGTGATCGCCGAAACGATCAAGCAGACCTCGATCGAGGTCTGCTTCGCCCTCCGGGCGCTCGGCCTGCGCTGA
- a CDS encoding NADPH-dependent FMN reductase has product MTSASPVRVLGIGGSLRDGSQSERALRIALGAAGELGVETELIPGPQLVLPFYDAAVSERTEQAERLVEAVRRADGVIVVSPGYHGALSGLVKNALDYIEDLREDTRPYLDGRAVGLVAVAHGWQAAVTTLEQLRTITHALRGWATPLGGSINAAETKFDEAGGASDEKALRTLRLIGTQVAEHALLRSRRGDPPTRRS; this is encoded by the coding sequence GTGACGTCAGCCAGCCCGGTCCGGGTGCTCGGTATTGGCGGTTCGCTGCGCGACGGCTCGCAGTCGGAGCGGGCGTTGCGGATCGCGCTCGGCGCGGCCGGGGAACTCGGGGTCGAGACCGAGCTGATCCCGGGCCCGCAGCTGGTGCTCCCCTTCTACGACGCGGCCGTCTCCGAGCGGACCGAGCAGGCGGAACGGCTGGTCGAAGCGGTGCGCCGGGCGGATGGGGTGATCGTGGTTTCGCCCGGTTACCACGGTGCGCTGTCGGGGCTGGTCAAGAACGCTCTCGACTACATCGAGGATCTGCGCGAGGACACCCGCCCTTACCTGGACGGCCGCGCGGTCGGCCTGGTCGCCGTCGCCCACGGCTGGCAGGCGGCGGTCACCACGCTCGAACAGCTGCGCACGATCACGCACGCGCTGCGTGGCTGGGCCACTCCGCTGGGCGGCTCGATCAACGCGGCGGAGACCAAGTTCGACGAGGCCGGCGGCGCGTCCGACGAGAAGGCCCTGCGCACGCTGCGGCTCATCGGCACGCAGGTCGCCGAGCATGCGTTGCTGCGCTCGCGCCGAGGGGATCCGCCCACCCGCCGTTCGTAG
- a CDS encoding alpha/beta hydrolase yields the protein MAKPPLVRAQAAAAQLVYALPRPLRRLFAGRAVRLDGQELALDAQVLLKLQKVSGTRLGEREIEAARAEMENGQQVINGKRLDGVVTREVSIPSDGAALPATFYTPAGPAEPSGMLVFYHGGGWVVGSRETHDNAVRYLAKHAGVRVLSIEYRLAPEHPFPVPVNDAIAAFDFAHAKAADLGADPDRIAVGGDSAGGNLAAVVALETTRRGGPAPVFQMLIYPAVDLTTRRRSHMLFGKNLLLTDSGITWFQGHYVPEGVDRADPRLSPLLAPDHSGLPPAYVATAGFDPLRDEGEAYAEKLRAAGVPVALSRQSDLIHGYLSFTGIGTRSREAVAELAGALRQALAGPKNTP from the coding sequence GTGGCAAAGCCGCCCCTCGTCCGCGCCCAGGCTGCAGCCGCACAGCTCGTGTACGCCCTGCCCCGGCCGTTGCGCAGGCTGTTCGCCGGGCGGGCGGTGCGCCTCGACGGCCAAGAACTCGCACTCGACGCGCAGGTGCTGCTGAAGTTGCAGAAGGTGTCCGGGACCCGGCTCGGCGAACGCGAGATCGAGGCGGCCAGAGCCGAAATGGAAAACGGGCAGCAGGTGATCAACGGCAAGCGGCTCGACGGAGTCGTGACCCGCGAGGTGTCGATCCCCTCCGACGGCGCCGCGCTGCCGGCCACCTTTTACACCCCGGCCGGGCCGGCCGAACCGTCCGGGATGCTGGTCTTCTACCACGGCGGCGGCTGGGTGGTCGGCAGCCGGGAAACGCACGACAACGCGGTGCGCTACCTCGCAAAACACGCCGGCGTGCGGGTGCTTTCGATCGAGTATCGGCTGGCGCCGGAGCATCCGTTCCCGGTTCCGGTGAATGACGCGATAGCCGCGTTCGACTTCGCCCACGCCAAGGCCGCGGATCTCGGCGCCGACCCGGACCGCATCGCCGTCGGTGGGGACAGCGCGGGAGGGAACCTGGCGGCAGTCGTCGCATTGGAGACGACCCGCCGCGGCGGTCCGGCGCCGGTCTTCCAGATGCTGATCTACCCGGCCGTCGATCTCACCACGCGAAGGCGGTCGCACATGCTGTTCGGCAAGAACCTGCTCTTGACCGACTCAGGGATCACCTGGTTCCAAGGGCACTACGTGCCCGAAGGCGTCGACAGGGCGGACCCGCGACTTTCGCCGCTCCTCGCGCCCGATCACAGCGGGCTGCCGCCCGCGTACGTGGCCACCGCGGGGTTCGACCCGCTGCGCGACGAAGGCGAGGCGTACGCGGAAAAGCTGCGCGCCGCGGGCGTTCCGGTGGCCTTGAGCAGGCAATCCGACCTCATCCACGGGTACCTGAGCTTCACCGGGATCGGCACCCGTTCCCGTGAGGCCGTGGCCGAGCTGGCCGGCGCGCTGCGCCAGGCTTTGGCGGGACCGAAAAACACCCCGTGA
- a CDS encoding RtcB family protein, with translation MYTAVGGARVEIRMWADPASVEDQAMRQLRNVANLPWVHGVAVMPDVHYGKGATVGSVIAMRDAVSPAAVGVDIGCGMSAVRTSLTAADLPEDLGKLRRRIESAVPVGFSLHKTPVNPAKVHGVGGWEQFWSAFGELHEGVQGLHSRAARQIGSLGGGNHFIEVCLEQGGADEGRVWLMLHSGSRNIGKELAERHMAVARKLPHNRDLPDPDLAVFVADTPEMTAYRRDLFWAQDYAARNRATMVALVKLAVSEVLPGTTFDDAISCHHNYVAEERYEGADLLVTRKGAIRAGSGDLGIIPGSMGTGSYIVRGLGNTASFESASHGAGRRMSRTKARKTFTAEDLAAQTAGVECRKDAGVVDEIPAAYKDIDSVLRAQTDLVEVVAHLKQVVCVKG, from the coding sequence ATGTACACGGCAGTGGGCGGTGCGCGGGTGGAGATCCGGATGTGGGCGGACCCCGCATCGGTAGAGGATCAGGCGATGCGCCAGCTCCGGAATGTGGCGAATCTGCCGTGGGTGCACGGTGTCGCGGTGATGCCGGACGTGCACTACGGGAAGGGCGCCACGGTCGGCAGCGTGATCGCGATGCGCGACGCGGTGTCCCCGGCCGCGGTCGGCGTGGACATCGGCTGCGGGATGAGCGCGGTACGCACCTCGCTGACGGCGGCCGACCTGCCCGAAGACCTCGGCAAGCTGCGTCGGCGGATCGAATCGGCCGTGCCGGTCGGGTTCAGCCTGCACAAGACGCCGGTGAACCCGGCCAAGGTGCACGGCGTGGGCGGCTGGGAGCAGTTCTGGAGTGCGTTCGGCGAGCTGCACGAGGGGGTACAGGGCCTGCACAGCAGGGCCGCGCGGCAGATCGGCAGCCTCGGCGGCGGCAACCACTTCATCGAGGTCTGCCTGGAGCAGGGCGGCGCCGACGAGGGCCGGGTCTGGCTGATGCTGCACTCCGGTTCGCGCAACATCGGCAAGGAGCTGGCGGAGCGGCACATGGCGGTCGCGCGGAAGCTGCCGCACAACCGTGACCTGCCGGACCCGGATCTGGCGGTGTTCGTCGCGGACACCCCGGAGATGACCGCCTACCGGCGAGACCTGTTCTGGGCGCAGGACTACGCGGCCCGCAACCGGGCGACCATGGTCGCGCTGGTGAAGCTCGCGGTCTCCGAAGTACTGCCGGGCACCACGTTCGACGACGCGATCAGCTGCCATCACAACTACGTCGCCGAGGAGCGTTACGAGGGGGCCGACCTGCTGGTCACCCGCAAGGGCGCGATCCGGGCGGGCTCGGGGGACCTCGGCATCATCCCGGGCAGCATGGGCACCGGCTCGTACATCGTGCGCGGGCTCGGCAACACCGCGTCGTTCGAGTCGGCTTCGCACGGCGCGGGCCGGCGGATGTCCCGGACCAAGGCGCGCAAGACCTTCACCGCGGAAGACCTCGCCGCGCAGACCGCGGGAGTGGAATGCCGGAAGGACGCCGGGGTGGTGGACGAGATCCCGGCTGCGTACAAGGACATCGACTCGGTGTTGCGGGCGCAGACGGATCTGGTCGAAGTGGTCGCGCACCTCAAGCAGGTGGTGTGCGTGAAGGGGTGA
- a CDS encoding MFS transporter, which yields MPFQPYRRILAMPGVRSSVILMFFARLPLTMTGVTLTLYVVSDLGRGYGEAGVVGAASTLGTALGAPVLGRCIDRYGLRPVVAACGAASTAFWFAAPHLSYPVLVACALPEGLLCMPAGSLARQILTALVPAEQRRAAYSLDTILVEATFMIGPAAGIAAITALPATLVLSGLGVLFGLTSLLTYLLNPPIRDEDEPGPAGVTRPPLRSWLSARLVATLLVAAGAMFCLVGTEVATLASLRSHGDGGWTGLVIVVMCAASMLGGIVHGGVRRSLSQGVLVMLLTVLVIPVGLWEQPWWLLMLALIPTNLACAPTLAATTETVSSLAPPAVRGEAMGLQDASTRLGLAAGSPVVGFAIDHASPAWGFAAAGLGGLLLAALGLLWTLRGRPVKLPALAASVRARR from the coding sequence GTGCCGTTCCAGCCCTACCGCCGGATCCTGGCCATGCCAGGGGTCCGTTCCTCCGTCATCCTGATGTTCTTCGCCCGGCTGCCGTTGACCATGACCGGTGTCACGCTGACCCTGTACGTGGTCAGCGATCTCGGCCGCGGCTACGGCGAAGCGGGCGTCGTCGGAGCGGCTTCCACGCTCGGTACCGCGCTCGGGGCGCCGGTGCTCGGGCGGTGCATCGATCGGTACGGGCTGCGTCCGGTCGTGGCCGCCTGCGGGGCGGCCTCGACCGCGTTCTGGTTCGCCGCGCCGCACCTGTCGTATCCGGTACTGGTGGCGTGTGCGCTGCCCGAGGGGTTGCTGTGCATGCCCGCCGGTTCGCTGGCCCGGCAGATCCTGACCGCGCTGGTGCCCGCGGAGCAGCGGCGGGCGGCCTACTCTCTGGACACGATCCTGGTCGAGGCCACCTTCATGATCGGCCCGGCGGCGGGGATCGCGGCCATCACCGCGTTGCCCGCGACGCTCGTGCTGAGCGGGCTCGGCGTCCTGTTCGGGCTCACCTCGCTGCTGACCTACCTGCTGAACCCGCCGATCCGCGACGAGGACGAACCGGGCCCGGCCGGCGTGACACGGCCTCCGCTGCGGTCGTGGCTCTCCGCACGGCTGGTGGCCACCCTCCTGGTCGCTGCGGGCGCGATGTTCTGCCTGGTCGGCACGGAGGTCGCGACGCTGGCCTCCCTGCGCTCACACGGTGACGGCGGCTGGACCGGCCTGGTCATCGTGGTGATGTGCGCAGCGTCGATGCTCGGCGGCATCGTGCACGGCGGGGTCCGGCGCTCGCTGTCCCAGGGTGTGCTGGTGATGCTGCTGACGGTGCTGGTGATCCCGGTCGGGCTGTGGGAACAGCCGTGGTGGCTGCTGATGCTCGCGTTGATCCCGACGAACCTGGCGTGCGCGCCGACTCTGGCCGCGACCACCGAGACCGTCAGCTCGCTCGCCCCGCCCGCCGTCCGCGGCGAGGCGATGGGCCTGCAAGACGCGTCCACCCGGCTCGGGCTCGCCGCGGGCAGCCCGGTGGTCGGCTTCGCGATCGACCACGCAAGCCCGGCGTGGGGCTTCGCCGCGGCCGGCCTGGGTGGGCTGCTGCTGGCGGCGCTGGGCCTGCTGTGGACCTTGCGCGGCCGCCCCGTGAAGCTCCCGGCGCTGGCCGCGAGCGTGCGCGCCCGGCGCTGA
- a CDS encoding metallophosphoesterase encodes MSTLGNARTSGDNAKRLAVGTIALGTATLGYAVGIERRRWTLRTAELPVLAPGTRPFTILHVSDLHMLPGHQSKQRWVAALGELEPDLVVNTGDNLSHRTAVPSVLRALGPLLNRPGLFVFGSNDYYAPKPKNPARYLMPLGKKKRIHGNQLPWRDLRAAFLEHGWTDLTHVRHTVDVGGRAVFAAGVDDPHLRRDRYSDIAGPADATAAVRLGVTHSPEPRVLDTFAADGYDLVLAGHTHGGQLRLPGYGALVTNCELDRTRARGASRWGADMWLHVSAGLGTSPYAPARFACPPEASLLTLVPRGSGTTDPRKPARRKTGKPVR; translated from the coding sequence GTGAGTACGCTCGGTAATGCCAGGACGTCCGGAGACAACGCGAAGCGGTTGGCCGTAGGGACCATCGCCCTAGGAACCGCCACCCTCGGTTACGCAGTCGGAATCGAGCGGCGACGCTGGACGCTGCGGACCGCCGAACTGCCCGTACTCGCCCCCGGCACCCGGCCGTTCACCATCCTGCACGTCTCCGACCTGCACATGCTGCCCGGACACCAGAGCAAGCAACGCTGGGTCGCCGCCCTCGGCGAACTCGAGCCCGACCTCGTCGTGAACACCGGGGACAACCTCTCGCACCGGACCGCGGTGCCCTCGGTGCTGCGCGCGCTCGGCCCGCTGCTCAACCGGCCGGGGCTGTTCGTCTTCGGCAGCAACGACTACTACGCACCGAAACCCAAGAACCCGGCCCGCTACCTCATGCCCCTCGGCAAGAAGAAACGCATCCACGGCAACCAGCTGCCCTGGCGCGACCTGCGCGCGGCCTTCCTCGAACACGGCTGGACCGACCTCACCCACGTCCGCCACACCGTCGACGTCGGCGGACGGGCAGTATTCGCAGCCGGCGTCGACGACCCGCACCTGCGCCGCGACCGCTACTCCGACATCGCCGGCCCGGCCGACGCGACCGCGGCCGTCCGCCTCGGCGTCACCCACTCGCCCGAACCCCGCGTACTCGACACCTTCGCCGCCGACGGATACGACCTCGTCCTCGCCGGGCACACCCACGGCGGCCAGCTCCGCCTCCCCGGCTACGGCGCACTCGTCACCAACTGCGAACTCGACCGCACCCGCGCCCGCGGCGCCTCCCGCTGGGGAGCCGACATGTGGCTACACGTCTCCGCCGGACTCGGCACCTCCCCCTACGCCCCCGCCCGCTTCGCCTGCCCACCCGAAGCCAGCCTGTTGACGCTGGTCCCCCGCGGATCCGGGACCACCGACCCCCGGAAACCAGCCCGCCGCAAGACCGGAAAACCCGTCCGCTAG
- a CDS encoding organic hydroperoxide resistance protein, giving the protein MADAIYTAAATARGEGRNGEVTSSDGVIDESLAIPKEMGGPGGDKTNPEQLFAAGYSACFLSALQSVARLAKVKLPAATVTGEVSVYKQEVGFQLGVRLNVSLPGLAQADADQLVAQAHQVCPYSNATRDNIEVALSTTV; this is encoded by the coding sequence ATGGCTGACGCGATTTACACCGCAGCGGCGACCGCACGCGGAGAAGGCCGCAACGGCGAGGTGACCTCGTCCGACGGGGTGATCGACGAGTCGTTGGCGATCCCGAAGGAGATGGGTGGTCCCGGCGGGGACAAGACCAACCCGGAGCAGCTGTTCGCGGCCGGCTACTCGGCCTGTTTCCTCAGCGCGCTCCAGTCCGTCGCCCGGCTGGCGAAGGTCAAGCTGCCCGCGGCCACGGTGACCGGTGAGGTCAGCGTGTACAAGCAGGAGGTGGGCTTCCAGCTCGGCGTCCGGCTGAACGTGTCGCTGCCCGGACTGGCGCAGGCCGACGCGGACCAGCTCGTGGCGCAGGCGCACCAGGTCTGCCCGTACTCGAACGCGACCCGCGACAACATCGAGGTGGCGCTGAGCACCACCGTCTGA
- a CDS encoding aspartate-semialdehyde dehydrogenase encodes MAGLRIGVVGATGQVGGVMRKLLAERDFPVEQIRYFASARSAGKVLPWRGQEITVEDTETADPSGVDIALFSAGGATSRAQAPRFAAAGALVIDNSSAYRGDPDVPLVVSEVNPEAIKEARKGIVANPNCTTMAAMPVLKPLHDEAGLRRLIASTYQAVSGSGLAGVDELAAQVNAVASRAAGLTHDGSAVDFPAPAKYVAPIAFNVLPMAGSVVGDGTAETDEEQKLRNESRKILGIPDLLVSGTCVRVPVFTGHALSVNVEFARPISPERATELLAHAPGVQLTDVPTPLQAAGADPSFVGRIRTDASVPDGRGLALFLAADNLRKGAALNAVQIAELVAQNR; translated from the coding sequence ATGGCCGGGCTGCGGATCGGCGTGGTCGGGGCCACCGGCCAGGTCGGCGGCGTAATGCGCAAGCTGCTCGCCGAGCGGGATTTCCCGGTCGAGCAGATCCGGTACTTCGCCTCGGCCCGCTCGGCCGGGAAGGTGCTGCCTTGGCGCGGGCAGGAGATCACGGTGGAGGACACCGAGACCGCCGATCCGTCCGGTGTGGACATTGCGCTGTTCTCCGCCGGTGGCGCCACCTCGCGGGCACAGGCACCGCGGTTCGCCGCGGCGGGCGCGCTGGTGATCGACAATTCCTCGGCCTACCGCGGGGATCCGGACGTGCCGCTGGTGGTCAGCGAGGTCAACCCGGAGGCGATCAAGGAGGCACGCAAGGGGATCGTCGCGAACCCCAACTGCACCACCATGGCCGCGATGCCGGTGCTCAAGCCATTGCACGACGAGGCGGGCCTGCGGCGGCTGATCGCGAGCACCTACCAGGCGGTGTCCGGCAGTGGACTGGCCGGCGTGGACGAACTGGCCGCGCAGGTGAACGCGGTCGCCTCGCGGGCGGCCGGGCTCACCCACGACGGGTCCGCTGTGGACTTTCCGGCGCCGGCCAAGTACGTCGCGCCGATCGCGTTCAACGTGCTGCCGATGGCGGGCTCGGTGGTCGGCGACGGGACCGCGGAGACCGACGAGGAACAGAAGCTGCGCAACGAAAGCCGCAAGATCCTCGGTATTCCGGACCTGCTGGTGTCCGGTACCTGCGTGCGGGTCCCGGTGTTCACCGGGCACGCGTTGTCGGTGAACGTGGAATTCGCCCGGCCGATCTCGCCGGAACGAGCCACCGAACTGCTCGCGCACGCACCGGGCGTGCAGCTGACCGACGTGCCGACGCCGTTGCAGGCCGCCGGTGCCGACCCGAGTTTCGTCGGCCGTATCCGCACCGATGCGAGCGTGCCGGACGGCCGGGGCCTCGCGTTGTTCCTGGCCGCGGACAACCTCCGCAAGGGCGCCGCGCTGAACGCGGTGCAGATCGCCGAATTGGTCGCCCAGAACCGTTGA
- a CDS encoding glutamate decarboxylase: MVLHQGNTQRADRKPGTNPMYAGANPALAAEFTMPHDKLRDDSLPPDTALQLVRDELMLDGNARLNLATFVTTWMEPQARELMADCVDKNMIDKDEYPQTAELERRCVNILADLWHAPDPANIMGCSTTGSSEACMLAGLALKRRWSKLGRTGKPNLVMGVNVQVCWEKFCEYWEVEPRLAPMSGDRYHLSAEEAVKLCDENTIGVVAILGSTFDGSYEPVAGIAAALDELQQRTGWDIPMHVDGASGAMIAPFLDEDLAWDFRLSRVASINTSGHKFGLVYPGVGWVVWRDRAALPEELVFHVNYLGGDMPTFALNFSRPGAEVAAQYYTFVRLGREGFRAVQQASRDVATYLSAAIAALGPFELLTHGDQLPVFACTTRPEVTAFDVFDVSRKLRERGWLVPAYTFPEDRTDLAVLRIVVRNGFSHDLADLLLADLARVLPELQKQDRPEHDRSVSTAFHH; encoded by the coding sequence ATGGTGCTGCATCAGGGGAACACACAACGGGCGGACCGGAAACCGGGCACGAATCCGATGTACGCGGGCGCGAATCCGGCGCTCGCCGCGGAGTTCACCATGCCGCACGACAAGCTGCGCGACGATTCGCTGCCGCCGGACACCGCCCTGCAGCTGGTGCGCGACGAGCTGATGCTCGACGGCAACGCGCGGCTCAACCTTGCCACCTTCGTCACCACGTGGATGGAGCCGCAGGCCCGCGAGCTGATGGCGGACTGCGTCGACAAGAACATGATCGACAAGGACGAGTACCCGCAGACCGCCGAGCTGGAGCGGCGCTGCGTGAACATCCTGGCCGACCTCTGGCATGCGCCCGATCCGGCGAACATCATGGGCTGCTCGACCACCGGATCGTCGGAGGCCTGCATGCTGGCCGGGCTCGCGCTCAAGCGGCGCTGGTCGAAGCTCGGCCGCACCGGCAAGCCGAATCTGGTGATGGGCGTGAACGTCCAGGTGTGCTGGGAGAAGTTCTGCGAGTACTGGGAGGTCGAGCCGCGCCTGGCGCCGATGTCGGGCGACCGCTACCACCTTTCCGCCGAGGAAGCGGTGAAACTCTGCGACGAGAACACCATCGGCGTAGTGGCGATCCTCGGTTCCACCTTCGACGGCAGTTACGAACCGGTGGCCGGGATCGCCGCCGCGCTCGACGAGCTGCAGCAGCGCACCGGGTGGGACATCCCGATGCACGTGGACGGCGCGTCCGGCGCGATGATCGCCCCGTTCCTGGACGAGGATCTGGCGTGGGACTTCCGGCTGTCGCGGGTGGCTTCGATCAACACCTCCGGGCACAAGTTCGGCCTGGTCTACCCCGGTGTCGGCTGGGTGGTGTGGCGGGATCGCGCGGCGCTGCCCGAGGAACTGGTGTTCCACGTCAACTACCTCGGTGGCGACATGCCGACTTTCGCGCTGAACTTCTCCCGCCCCGGCGCCGAAGTAGCCGCGCAGTACTACACCTTCGTCCGGCTCGGCCGGGAAGGTTTTCGTGCGGTGCAACAGGCTTCGCGAGACGTGGCCACGTATCTGTCCGCGGCGATCGCCGCGCTGGGGCCGTTCGAGCTGCTCACCCATGGCGACCAGCTACCGGTCTTCGCGTGCACCACCCGGCCGGAAGTGACCGCGTTCGACGTGTTCGACGTTTCCCGCAAGCTGCGTGAGCGTGGCTGGCTGGTGCCTGCCTACACGTTCCCGGAGGACCGGACCGATCTGGCGGTGCTCCGCATCGTGGTACGCAACGGGTTCAGCCACGACCTCGCGGATCTGCTGCTCGCAGATCTCGCCCGGGTGCTGCCCGAGCTGCAGAAGCAGGACCGGCCGGAGCACGACCGTTCCGTCTCCACGGCATTCCACCACTGA
- a CDS encoding methyltransferase domain-containing protein, giving the protein MLEGYVPGHGEDAWSMMAARTAAERAAFARPLFAPGMRVLDLGCGPGSITQDLAPDAHVIGLDTYPAVLPISSTVDYIAASAYALPFPDESVDAVFSHALFEHLAEPLAALAEIRRVLVPGGRLALSTSDWSRARVHPRSANVDAALRGHYLIRRRAGGNPFAGRTIGTLVAEAGFTTITERSRFREDLPYRSLATYIESRLAAALATPAHPDRVQLTYAARSAWSWTRTAGPGDFLQCWQELTATR; this is encoded by the coding sequence GTGCTGGAGGGTTACGTGCCGGGTCACGGTGAGGATGCGTGGTCGATGATGGCCGCGCGCACCGCTGCGGAACGAGCGGCGTTCGCCCGCCCGCTGTTCGCCCCCGGGATGCGCGTGCTGGACCTGGGCTGCGGCCCCGGCTCGATCACCCAGGACCTGGCCCCGGACGCGCACGTCATCGGACTGGACACCTACCCCGCCGTGCTCCCCATTTCGTCCACAGTGGACTACATCGCCGCCAGCGCATACGCCCTGCCCTTCCCCGACGAGTCCGTCGACGCGGTCTTCTCCCACGCCCTCTTCGAGCACCTGGCAGAACCATTGGCCGCACTGGCCGAAATCCGCCGCGTCCTGGTCCCCGGCGGCCGACTCGCACTGTCCACTTCAGACTGGAGCCGGGCCAGGGTCCACCCCCGCAGCGCCAACGTCGACGCCGCCCTGCGCGGCCACTACCTGATCCGCCGCCGCGCCGGCGGAAACCCCTTCGCCGGCCGCACCATCGGCACCCTGGTCGCCGAAGCAGGCTTCACCACCATCACCGAACGCTCCCGCTTCCGCGAAGACCTGCCCTACCGCTCACTGGCCACCTACATCGAATCCCGCCTGGCCGCCGCCCTCGCCACCCCCGCCCACCCCGACCGCGTCCAGCTCACCTACGCCGCCCGCTCCGCCTGGTCCTGGACCCGCACCGCCGGCCCCGGCGATTTCCTCCAATGCTGGCAAGAACTAACCGCCACCCGCTAA